Proteins from a genomic interval of Microbacterium abyssi:
- a CDS encoding signal peptidase I: MTEQNKEPDQPSTTEAKPRSMGVALWYGVSAGIMGMLVLTAMLVLGVPWATGASAFTSSDGSMAPALPQGVLIVTQPVRAEDIEIADVIAFRPIAGDPTVVTHRVVDTARGHFITKGDANAAPDPEPVHETQVLGRLWYSVPLLGWLNAAVTGPWRAAALPVVAAVVCGYAAWTLVLRSRSRRRNRQR, encoded by the coding sequence GTGACCGAGCAGAACAAGGAGCCGGATCAGCCGTCAACGACCGAAGCGAAGCCGCGGTCGATGGGGGTGGCGCTCTGGTATGGCGTGAGTGCGGGCATCATGGGAATGCTCGTGCTCACCGCCATGCTGGTGCTGGGGGTGCCATGGGCGACAGGCGCGAGCGCGTTCACGAGCAGTGATGGTTCGATGGCTCCGGCGCTTCCACAGGGAGTCCTGATCGTCACGCAACCGGTGCGCGCCGAAGACATCGAGATCGCCGACGTCATCGCCTTTCGCCCCATTGCCGGTGATCCGACGGTCGTCACGCACCGAGTCGTCGACACAGCGCGCGGCCACTTCATCACGAAGGGCGATGCGAACGCCGCTCCCGACCCTGAGCCCGTCCACGAGACGCAGGTCCTCGGGCGTCTCTGGTACAGCGTGCCGCTGCTGGGCTGGCTCAACGCGGCAGTGACGGGGCCGTGGCGCGCAGCCGCGCTGCCCGTCGTCGCGGCCGTGGTGTGCGGCTATGCGGCGTGGACCCTGGTGCTGCGGTCGCGGTCGAGGCGCCGGAATCGGCAACGGTGA